Proteins from one Phalacrocorax carbo chromosome 19, bPhaCar2.1, whole genome shotgun sequence genomic window:
- the LOC104047060 gene encoding LOW QUALITY PROTEIN: excitatory amino acid transporter 5 (The sequence of the model RefSeq protein was modified relative to this genomic sequence to represent the inferred CDS: inserted 2 bases in 1 codon; substituted 2 bases at 2 genomic stop codons), whose protein sequence is MWEQVRRALLNLLSTTFLRVWKWVQAFWRKNGLLTLSMLSVATGCLLGFLLRVLELTELFIFGSSVVSILASIEMLACPSQPFSCLQILMSGLATMDSKACGKMGVITLTYYLWTTFVAVTVRIILVVTIHPGAAAQKDNYSVGKVVLRSADASLDLIRNMFPSNLIEASFQQYRTVLVLVVKSHGFPKIPGKSLSFIYFAPNDKNPEIHRPVFLELMLLPEMTYRTLPGTSNEMNVLGIVIFSATIGLLLGKMGEXGTPLMNMCQCLNEAVMKIVSMAVWYFPFGIVLLIAGKILDMEDPXVIGQKLGLYVITVASGLIIHELILLPLLFALITRKNPFAFIQGILQALLIALATSSSSATLPITLKCLLENNGIDRRVARFVLPVGATINMDGTALYEAVAAIFIAQVNEYDLDLGQIITISITVTAASIGVAEIPQSGLITMVIVLTSVGLLTDDITLIIAVDWALDRFRTMTNVLGDALAASIIAHVCEKDFAPKPPAQDPVSTTAKSPVETSHPHPRDNVIRMIEDXLFDQTGVHYNICQV, encoded by the exons ATGTGGGAGCAGGTCAGGAGAGCTCTGCTGAACTTGCTGTCCACGACCTTCCTGCGCGTTTGGAAGTGGGTACAGGCTTTCTGGCGTAAAAATGGCCTCTTGACCCTGTCAATGCTGTCGGTTGCCACCGGGTGCCTTCTGGGGTTCCTGCTTCGGGTGCTGGAGCTGACGGAGCTG TTTATTTTTGGGAGCAGTGTGGTCTCCATCCTGGCCAGCATAGAGATGCTGGCTTGTCCCAGCCAACCGTTCTCCTGCCTGCAGAT CCTCATGTCTGGGCTGGCCACCATGGACTCCAAGGCCTGTGGGAAGATGGGGGTGATCACCCTCACCTACTACCTTTGGACAACCTTTGTGGCAGTGACTGTCAGGATCATCCTTGTGGTCACCATCCACCCCGGCGCAGCTGCCCAGAAGGACAACTACTCTGTGGGGAAAGTGGTGCTCAGATCTGCTGATGCATCACTGGATTTAATCAG AAACATGTTTCCTTCTAATCTCATTGAAGCTTCGTTCCAGCAG TATCGAACTGTTCTTGTCCTGGTGGTAAAGTCACATGGCTTTCCAAAGATCCCAGGGAAATCTCTCAGTTTTATCTACTTTGCACCCAACGACAAAAACCCTGAGATTCATCGGCCTGTGTTCCTCGAGCTGATGCTGTTGCCCGAGATGACCTACAGGACCCTGCCCGGGACCAGCAATGAGATGAATGTCTTGGGAATTGTCATCTTCTCAGCAACAATAG GActtctcctggggaaaatgggCGAGTGAGGAACTCCACTGATGAACATGTGCCAGTGTCTGAATGAAGCAGTTATGAAAATTGTCTCGATGGCAGTTTG GTACTTCCCCTTTGGCATTGTACTTCTCATAGCTGGAAAGATTCTGGATATGGAAGATCCATGAGTTATAGGACAGAAGCTGGGACTGTATGTCATTACAGTTGCGTCAGGGCTAATCATCCATGAACTCATTCTCTTACCTCTGCTTTTTGCACTCATCACCAGGAAAAACCCCTTTGCTTTCATTCAGGGGATACTGCAAGCCTTGCTGATTGCCTTAGCTACATCTTCCAG CTCAGCAACCTTGCCCATCACCCTGAAGTGTCTCCTGGAAAACAATGGAATAGACAGACGTGTGGCACGATTCGTCCTCCCTGTCGGTGCCACCATCAACATGGATGGCACAGCGCTGTACGAAGCGGTGGCTGCTATCTTTATTGCCCAGGTCAATGAATATGACTTGGATTTGGGACAAATTATAACGATAAG CATAACAGTGACAGCAGCCAGCATAGGGGTGGCCGAGATCCCCCAGTCTGGGCTCATTACAATGGTCATCGTGCTAACTTCTGTCGGGCTGCTGACCGATGATATCACACTCATCATCGCAGTCGACTGGGCACT GGATCGATTTCGAACTATGACCAACGTCCTTGGTGatgctctggctgccagcatcATAGCACATGTCTGTGAGAAAGACTTTGCCCCAAAGCCCCCAGCG caaGATCCAGTAAGCACCACGGCCAAGTCTCCTGTAGAGACCTCACATCCGCATCCCAGAGATAATGTGATCAGAATGATTGAAGA TTTGTTCGATCAGACAGGAGTTCATTATAACATCTGTCAGGTGTAG